The genomic region TTCAAACACATCACTCGTATGATGGGTAAGGATCTCCGAATCCTTACCCAAGAACCAGTGCCGGATCTCCGAATCCGGCTATTCCAGCAAAGGTTACGGGGTTCGGAGACCCCGATTCGGCATTAAGATGACGATTCGGAGATCGTCACCTATCAGGCGTTCATGTTTTTGTAACTCGTGCGTTAGCCCTGCAGAACTGACATTCATGTGTTGACAGTTGTCATTATGCCTGCTAGACTGCGACATGAGGTGAGGAAATTGGCAAAATCCGCTCTGCTGATAAAGACAATAGAATTGATAAAACAGCAACCCGGCATTACAATCAATGGGCTTGCACGTCAACTGGGGCGGTCTGATAGGACAATCTATAGGTGGCTGAGTGAGCTGGCCGTTGAACTCGCCACACCGGTCTACTGCAGTGATGGCGGCTATTTCCTGAACGACCTGTGCTCAGATGACACTCTATATCTTAATGCTGAAGAAATATTGGCTTTGAAAATGAGTCTTAAGTCCTCGCCGTTCGGCCAAACGTCACCTATCGGCAAGTATGCGCAGTCTGCCTGGAAAAAGATTCGCGACGCTGTTTCATATGACGGATTGGTAGCCGCGCGTGATATGGCGGAAGTCCATCGCGTTCATGTGAACGCGCCTCCCTTTGATATCGGTTCGGACACCCTAGAAAGGTTAGAGACCGGGTTAAACAAGCATCATCGCCTGCGTGTAATATACTCCTCTCAAAAAAGCAATGCCGATAAGGAATATATGATCGATCCGTATGCGATAGTATTTAGAAAGCACAGTTGGTATATTATT from Armatimonadota bacterium harbors:
- a CDS encoding WYL domain-containing protein, with translation MAKSALLIKTIELIKQQPGITINGLARQLGRSDRTIYRWLSELAVELATPVYCSDGGYFLNDLCSDDTLYLNAEEILALKMSLKSSPFGQTSPIGKYAQSAWKKIRDAVSYDGLVAARDMAEVHRVHVNAPPFDIGSDTLERLETGLNKHHRLRVIYSSQKSNADKEYMIDPYAIVFRKHSWYIIAASREHGKVRQFKLARFRRVVDTGEIFEVPKDFNVDEYFRLSWEAWAGGEPTVVKVRFSPRVARMITESRRHPTQIVRPQPDGAVVYEVCVAGIEEIAIWIMGYGKDAEVLEPNSLKEYIMEHAKAVLALYSDAEKKVEQFVGGLT